From one Esox lucius isolate fEsoLuc1 chromosome 11, fEsoLuc1.pri, whole genome shotgun sequence genomic stretch:
- the usp36 gene encoding ubiquitin carboxyl-terminal hydrolase 36 isoform X1, which produces MPIVDKLKEALKPGRKDSAGDEGDLNKLLASSAKKVLLQKIEFEPASKGFTYQLDSLKSKYVILNPRCEGAVSGQRASSEPAQIKRQVSDSQGGGHSDGIPAPQKMLFPGNRLSMRWERVYRVGAGLHNLGNTCFLNSTVQCLTYTPPLANYLLSKEHSRACHQSGFCMICIMQNHIIQAFANTGNAIKPVSFIRDLKKIARHFRFGSQEDAHEFLRYTIDAMQKACLNGYPKLDRTTQATTLVHQIFGGFLRSRVKCSICKSVSDTYDPYLDIAVEIRQAANIVRALELFVKPDMLSGENAYMCAKCKKKVPATKRFTVHRTSNVLTLSLKRFANFSGGKITKDVGYPEFLNIRPYMSQSTGDPVMYGLYAVLVHSGYSCHAGHYYCYVKASNGQWYQMNDSMVHSSNIKVVLNQQAYVLFYLRIPETKKNVAGQCAKQGMAKNNTMSEQLRKTNLNGPLSSPQVTKKMDPSQLRKIQSMDGGLGVPVSRNGSNGSQQPSRMSNGTASHGPPKLPGGPTLIEEPFKKLKKQCPPPLSQARGTNPAPTANGAGSRSDGDKRQGSEGNRGLATSTSLKSLSDSSSTDTSDSKDFVGTKSAPVGGTSTPPRNGSTGTASPAKSVERAGTEEQKTVKLKPQALNNITSSPTSTMSPPPAKKLALSAKKASRSQSPSSTEAQHPHRPRHLSRDPLHPAQLHTLTSTLPTHSHRVGPFHSPPAAHHVHSGIPIKHQSPQKQNPSLSLQTNGLQPHHPKSPKSTQAPRSSMSKPGTSSDATTATLKKKKKKRRHSEIGGEREPAPAPAIEPAGEKRRKRKKRKRKREELDGDKSESHRESVPSHLEPRSQAEEEEWCQGGSWSLTLSATEAPDQPKQQQREPKRTEPQPEKMSVLMQYQHDVNKGGHSMDTVEMKRKKRKKRTLEGPEEATPRHTVSESFGMKDAVVENGVWDSTEPKKKFKKKKHRLKEEVSLWEESRRCGAADDPRCNTEAAEPRPKKSIVENTVIVWDSQVKDGYKCSKAPAAKDESGEAPCPAPMAWDGKRSSKVVEELLKNSLDKAYGTQVLSWEGEASAISRDAIEDTRDARMDTVIDEWDEDFDTGKVKKIKKYKREKRRNGNIFQKIQDRRSMWSVTPSGKKTSFGYRH; this is translated from the exons ATGCCTATAGTGGACAAGCTCAAGGAGGCCCTGAAGCCCGGCCGGAAGGACTCTGCGGGTGATGAAGGGGACCTCAACAAGCTGCTGGCCTCCTCAGCCAAGAAGGTCCTACTTCAGAAGATTGAATTTGAGCCAGCGAGCAAGGGCTTCACCTACCAGTTGGACAGCCTCAAGAGCAAGTATGTGATCCTCAATCCCCGTTGTGAGGGAGCCGTTTCGGGCCAGCGGGCCAGCTCGGAGCCCGCACAGATCAAGAGGCAAG TTTCTGACAGCCAAGGGGGTGGCCACAGTGATGGGATCCCCGCCCCGCAGAAGATGCTCTTCCCGGGGAACAGGCTGTCAATGCGCTGGGAGCGCGTCTACCGAGTGGGAGCCGGCCTCCACAACCTCGGCAACACCTGCTTCCTCAACTCCACCGTGCAGTGTCTCACCTACACGCCCCCCCTAGCCAACTATCTACTCTCCAAGGAGCACAGTCGTGCCT GTCACCAGTCGGGTTTCTGTATGATTTGTATAATGCAGAACCACATCATCCAAGCCTTTGCCAACACTGGCAATGCCATTAAGCCTGTCTCCTTCATCCGAGACCTGAAAA AAATTGCCAGGCACTTTCGGTTTGGAAGCCAGGAAGACGCCCATGAGTTCCTGCGCTACACCATTGATGCCATGCAGAAAGCTTGTCTGAATGGCTACCCAAA GTTAGACAGGACGACACAGGCTACCACACTGGTCCACCAGATATTTGGAGGTTTCCTTAGATCGCGAG ttaagtgttcaatttgcaaaAGTGTGTCGGACACATACGACCCTTATCTGGACATTGCTGTTGAGATTCGA CAAGCTGCAAACATTGTCCGAGCCCTGGAGTTATTTGTGAAGCCGGACATGTTGAGTGGCGAGAATGCTTACATGTGTGCCAA GTGTAAGAAGAAAGTGCCGGCAACAAAGCGATTCACTGTCCATCGAACTTCCAATGTTCTCACCCTGTCTCTGAAGAGGTTTGCCAACTTCAGTGGTGGGAAAATCACCAAG GATGTTGGCTACCCAGAATTTCTGAACATCCGCCCCTACATGTCACAGAGCACCGGGGACCCTGTCATGTATGGCCTCTATGCTGTCCTAGTTCATTCTGGATACAGCTGTCATGCTGGCCACTACTACTGCTATGTCAAG GCCAGCAACGGGCAATGGTACCAGATGAATGACTCGATGGTACATTCAAGTAACATCAAAGTAGTCCTCAATCAGCAAGCCTATGTCCTGTTCTACCTTAG GATCCCAGAGACAAAGAAGAATGTGGCTGGTCAGTGCGCCAAGCAGGGAATGGCAAAGAACAACACAATGTCAGAGCAGCTCAGGAAGACCAACCTCAACGGGCCCCTCTCCTCCCCGCAGGTCACCAAG AAAATGGACCCTTCACAGCTGCGTAAGATCCAGTCCATGGATGGCGGCTTGGGCGTACCCGTGTCAAGGAACGGCTCCAATGGATCCCAGCAGCCCAGCAGGATGTCCAATGGGACGGCGTCCCACGGTCCCCCCAAGCTCCCCGGTGGACCCACGTTAATCGAGGAGCCCTTCAAGAAGCTGAAGAAGCAGTGTCCCCCTCCGCTGTCTCAGGCACGTGGCACCAACCCTGCCCCCACCGCCAATGGAGCGGGCAGCAGGTCGGATGGAGACAAGAGGCAAGGGAGTGAAGGGAACAGGGGCTTGGCCACATCTACCTCACTCAAGTCCCTGTCGGACTCTTCCTCCACGGACACCTCAGACTCCAAG GATTTTGTGGGTACCAAAAGTGCGCCAGTCGGTGGGACATCCACGCCCCCGAGGAATGGATCGACCGGCACAGCGTCCCCTGCCAAGAGCGTGGAGCGAGCGGGCACGGAGGAGCAGAAGACGGTCAAGTTAAAACCCCAGGCCCTCAACAATATCACGTCTTCACCCACCAGCACCATGTCTCCCCCGCCGGCCAAAAAACTGGCCCTGTCAGCCAAGAAG GCCAGTCGCAGCCAGAGTCCGAGCAGCACTGAGGCTCAGCATCCACACCGGCCCCGCCATCTGTCCCGTGACCCCTTGCATCCCGCTCAACTTCACACCCTCACCTCCACCTTaccaacacacagtcacag GGTTGGTCCATTCCATTCTCCACCTGCAGCCCACCACGTTCACTCAGGCATCCCAATTAAACATCAGAGTCCCCAAAAACAAAACCCCAGCCTCTCTCTACAAACCAACGGCCTTCAGCCCCATCATCCAAAGAGCCCTAAATCTACCCAAGCCCCCAGATCCAGTATGTCAAAGCCTGGCACAAGCAGCGACGCTACCACCGCCACCttaaagaagaagaaaaagaaacgCCGTCACTCTGAAATAGGGGGAGAGCGAGAGCCCGCACCGGCTCCCGCCATCGAACCAGCCGGCGAGAAgcggaggaagaggaagaaaaggaaaagaaagcGTGAGGAACTGGATGGAGATAAATCGGAGAGCCACAGGGAGAGTGTCCCATCTCATCTGGAACCTCGCTCTCAGGCCGAAGAGGAGGAGTGGTGTCAGGGGGGATCCTGGAGCCTGACCCTGTCCGCTACAGAAGCACCAGATCAGCCAAAGCAGCAGCAGCGTGAACCAAAACGGACTGAACCCCAACCAGAGAAGATGTCAGTTCTAATGCAGTACCAACATGATGTGAATAAAGGAGGGCATAGTATGGACACTGtggagatgaagaggaagaagaggaaaaaaaggACACTTGAGGGACCAGAGGAAGCAACGCCAAGGCATACCGTCTCAGAAAG TTTTGGGATGAAGGATGCTGTCGTGGAAAACGGTGTCTGGGATTCAACAGAGCCAaagaagaagttcaagaagaAAAAGCACAGgctaaaagaagaggtgagCCTTTGGGAAGAGAGCAGACGTTGTGGTGCTGCCGATGACCCGAGATGCAACACTGAAGCAGCAGAGCCACGTCCTAAGAAGAGCATTGTGGAGAACACTG TGATCGTGTGGGACAGCCAAGTTAAGGATGGCTACAAGTGTTCCAAAGCTCCTGCTGCAAAGGATGAGTCTGGAGAAGCGCCCTGCCCTGCTCCCATGGCCTGGGATGGGAAGAGGAGCAGCAAGGTAGTAGAAGAGCTCCTGAAGAACTCTTTGGACAAAGCCTATGGAACCCAAG TCCTCAGCTGGGAGGGAGAGGCGTCTGCCATCAGTAGAGATGCCATTGAGGACACACGCGATGCCAGAATGGACACAGTGATTGACGAGTGGGATGAGGACTTCGACACTGGAAAG GTGAAGAAAATTAAAAAGTACAAGcgagagaaaaggaggaatgGCAATATCTTCCAGAAGATCCAGGACCGACGGAGCATGTGGTCGGTCACACCCAGCGGAAAGAAGACCAGCTTTGGATACCGTCACTGA
- the usp36 gene encoding ubiquitin carboxyl-terminal hydrolase 36 isoform X2 — MPIVDKLKEALKPGRKDSAGDEGDLNKLLASSAKKVLLQKIEFEPASKGFTYQLDSLKSKYVILNPRCEGAVSGQRASSEPAQIKRQVSDSQGGGHSDGIPAPQKMLFPGNRLSMRWERVYRVGAGLHNLGNTCFLNSTVQCLTYTPPLANYLLSKEHSRACHQSGFCMICIMQNHIIQAFANTGNAIKPVSFIRDLKKIARHFRFGSQEDAHEFLRYTIDAMQKACLNGYPKLDRTTQATTLVHQIFGGFLRSRVKCSICKSVSDTYDPYLDIAVEIRQAANIVRALELFVKPDMLSGENAYMCAKCKKKVPATKRFTVHRTSNVLTLSLKRFANFSGGKITKDVGYPEFLNIRPYMSQSTGDPVMYGLYAVLVHSGYSCHAGHYYCYVKASNGQWYQMNDSMVHSSNIKVVLNQQAYVLFYLRIPETKKNVAGQCAKQGMAKNNTMSEQLRKTNLNGPLSSPQVTKKMDPSQLRKIQSMDGGLGVPVSRNGSNGSQQPSRMSNGTASHGPPKLPGGPTLIEEPFKKLKKQCPPPLSQARGTNPAPTANGAGSRSDGDKRQGSEGNRGLATSTSLKSLSDSSSTDTSDSKDFVGTKSAPVGGTSTPPRNGSTGTASPAKSVERAGTEEQKTVKLKPQALNNITSSPTSTMSPPPAKKLALSAKKASRSQSPSSTEAQHPHRPRHLSRDPLHPAQLHTLTSTLPTHSHRVGPFHSPPAAHHVHSGIPIKHQSPQKQNPSLSLQTNGLQPHHPKSPKSTQAPRSSMSKPGTSSDATTATLKKKKKKRRHSEIGGEREPAPAPAIEPAGEKRRKRKKRKRKREELDGDKSESHRESVPSHLEPRSQAEEEEWCQGGSWSLTLSATEAPDQPKQQQREPKRTEPQPEKMSVLMQYQHDVNKGGHSMDTVEMKRKKRKKRTLEGPEEATPRHTVSESFGMKDAVVENGVWDSTEPKKKFKKKKHRLKEEVSLWEESRRCGAADDPRCNTEAAEPRPKKSIVENTALFLASANVLNV; from the exons ATGCCTATAGTGGACAAGCTCAAGGAGGCCCTGAAGCCCGGCCGGAAGGACTCTGCGGGTGATGAAGGGGACCTCAACAAGCTGCTGGCCTCCTCAGCCAAGAAGGTCCTACTTCAGAAGATTGAATTTGAGCCAGCGAGCAAGGGCTTCACCTACCAGTTGGACAGCCTCAAGAGCAAGTATGTGATCCTCAATCCCCGTTGTGAGGGAGCCGTTTCGGGCCAGCGGGCCAGCTCGGAGCCCGCACAGATCAAGAGGCAAG TTTCTGACAGCCAAGGGGGTGGCCACAGTGATGGGATCCCCGCCCCGCAGAAGATGCTCTTCCCGGGGAACAGGCTGTCAATGCGCTGGGAGCGCGTCTACCGAGTGGGAGCCGGCCTCCACAACCTCGGCAACACCTGCTTCCTCAACTCCACCGTGCAGTGTCTCACCTACACGCCCCCCCTAGCCAACTATCTACTCTCCAAGGAGCACAGTCGTGCCT GTCACCAGTCGGGTTTCTGTATGATTTGTATAATGCAGAACCACATCATCCAAGCCTTTGCCAACACTGGCAATGCCATTAAGCCTGTCTCCTTCATCCGAGACCTGAAAA AAATTGCCAGGCACTTTCGGTTTGGAAGCCAGGAAGACGCCCATGAGTTCCTGCGCTACACCATTGATGCCATGCAGAAAGCTTGTCTGAATGGCTACCCAAA GTTAGACAGGACGACACAGGCTACCACACTGGTCCACCAGATATTTGGAGGTTTCCTTAGATCGCGAG ttaagtgttcaatttgcaaaAGTGTGTCGGACACATACGACCCTTATCTGGACATTGCTGTTGAGATTCGA CAAGCTGCAAACATTGTCCGAGCCCTGGAGTTATTTGTGAAGCCGGACATGTTGAGTGGCGAGAATGCTTACATGTGTGCCAA GTGTAAGAAGAAAGTGCCGGCAACAAAGCGATTCACTGTCCATCGAACTTCCAATGTTCTCACCCTGTCTCTGAAGAGGTTTGCCAACTTCAGTGGTGGGAAAATCACCAAG GATGTTGGCTACCCAGAATTTCTGAACATCCGCCCCTACATGTCACAGAGCACCGGGGACCCTGTCATGTATGGCCTCTATGCTGTCCTAGTTCATTCTGGATACAGCTGTCATGCTGGCCACTACTACTGCTATGTCAAG GCCAGCAACGGGCAATGGTACCAGATGAATGACTCGATGGTACATTCAAGTAACATCAAAGTAGTCCTCAATCAGCAAGCCTATGTCCTGTTCTACCTTAG GATCCCAGAGACAAAGAAGAATGTGGCTGGTCAGTGCGCCAAGCAGGGAATGGCAAAGAACAACACAATGTCAGAGCAGCTCAGGAAGACCAACCTCAACGGGCCCCTCTCCTCCCCGCAGGTCACCAAG AAAATGGACCCTTCACAGCTGCGTAAGATCCAGTCCATGGATGGCGGCTTGGGCGTACCCGTGTCAAGGAACGGCTCCAATGGATCCCAGCAGCCCAGCAGGATGTCCAATGGGACGGCGTCCCACGGTCCCCCCAAGCTCCCCGGTGGACCCACGTTAATCGAGGAGCCCTTCAAGAAGCTGAAGAAGCAGTGTCCCCCTCCGCTGTCTCAGGCACGTGGCACCAACCCTGCCCCCACCGCCAATGGAGCGGGCAGCAGGTCGGATGGAGACAAGAGGCAAGGGAGTGAAGGGAACAGGGGCTTGGCCACATCTACCTCACTCAAGTCCCTGTCGGACTCTTCCTCCACGGACACCTCAGACTCCAAG GATTTTGTGGGTACCAAAAGTGCGCCAGTCGGTGGGACATCCACGCCCCCGAGGAATGGATCGACCGGCACAGCGTCCCCTGCCAAGAGCGTGGAGCGAGCGGGCACGGAGGAGCAGAAGACGGTCAAGTTAAAACCCCAGGCCCTCAACAATATCACGTCTTCACCCACCAGCACCATGTCTCCCCCGCCGGCCAAAAAACTGGCCCTGTCAGCCAAGAAG GCCAGTCGCAGCCAGAGTCCGAGCAGCACTGAGGCTCAGCATCCACACCGGCCCCGCCATCTGTCCCGTGACCCCTTGCATCCCGCTCAACTTCACACCCTCACCTCCACCTTaccaacacacagtcacag GGTTGGTCCATTCCATTCTCCACCTGCAGCCCACCACGTTCACTCAGGCATCCCAATTAAACATCAGAGTCCCCAAAAACAAAACCCCAGCCTCTCTCTACAAACCAACGGCCTTCAGCCCCATCATCCAAAGAGCCCTAAATCTACCCAAGCCCCCAGATCCAGTATGTCAAAGCCTGGCACAAGCAGCGACGCTACCACCGCCACCttaaagaagaagaaaaagaaacgCCGTCACTCTGAAATAGGGGGAGAGCGAGAGCCCGCACCGGCTCCCGCCATCGAACCAGCCGGCGAGAAgcggaggaagaggaagaaaaggaaaagaaagcGTGAGGAACTGGATGGAGATAAATCGGAGAGCCACAGGGAGAGTGTCCCATCTCATCTGGAACCTCGCTCTCAGGCCGAAGAGGAGGAGTGGTGTCAGGGGGGATCCTGGAGCCTGACCCTGTCCGCTACAGAAGCACCAGATCAGCCAAAGCAGCAGCAGCGTGAACCAAAACGGACTGAACCCCAACCAGAGAAGATGTCAGTTCTAATGCAGTACCAACATGATGTGAATAAAGGAGGGCATAGTATGGACACTGtggagatgaagaggaagaagaggaaaaaaaggACACTTGAGGGACCAGAGGAAGCAACGCCAAGGCATACCGTCTCAGAAAG TTTTGGGATGAAGGATGCTGTCGTGGAAAACGGTGTCTGGGATTCAACAGAGCCAaagaagaagttcaagaagaAAAAGCACAGgctaaaagaagaggtgagCCTTTGGGAAGAGAGCAGACGTTGTGGTGCTGCCGATGACCCGAGATGCAACACTGAAGCAGCAGAGCCACGTCCTAAGAAGAGCATTGTGGAGAACACTG CTCTTTTTCTTGCATCTGCAAACGTGTTGAACGTTTAA